GCAGTTCGACGTCATTTTTTGCCGCAACGTCGTCATCTATTTCGACCGCGAAACCCAACGCCGTCTGATCGAGCGCCTAATGCGGATGCTGCGACCGGAAGGCTATCTTTTTCTTGGCCATTCCGAATCGATCATTGGCACCGATGATGCCGTGCGTCATGTCGGTCAGAGCATTTACCAATATAAGGGGCGGGCATGACACGCAAACGCATACCGAGCGTAACCGGCCGCCTGCAAGCGGATGGAACCGATGTCCCGCGTGTCACGATTCATATCGGTGGTCTGCGTACGAGCCGCGATCCGCTGGTACTCGATACCGTGCTCGGTTCGTGTATTGCCGCCTGTTTATACGACCCGGTCGCCGCCATCGGCGGCATGAACCATTTCATGCTGCCGCATGGCATGGATGCCGACAATCCGACGAGTACCCGCTACGGCGTGCACGCGATGGAATTACTGATCAGCGATTTGATGAAGATCGGCGCCAACCGTAAGCGTTTTCGCGCTAAGGTATTCGGCGGCGGACACGTATTGAAAATCAGCGAACGCGATGATGGTGTACCGCAACGCAATATCGAGTTCGTCCGCCGTTTTCTGGCGAATGAACAGATTCCGATCGTCAAAGAAGATGTCGGCGGCTATCAACCGCGGCGGGTGCTGTTTCATACCGACACCAGT
The window above is part of the Gammaproteobacteria bacterium genome. Proteins encoded here:
- a CDS encoding chemotaxis protein CheD, which encodes MTRKRIPSVTGRLQADGTDVPRVTIHIGGLRTSRDPLVLDTVLGSCIAACLYDPVAAIGGMNHFMLPHGMDADNPTSTRYGVHAMELLISDLMKIGANRKRFRAKVFGGGHVLKISERDDGVPQRNIEFVRRFLANEQIPIVKEDVGGYQPRRVLFHTDTSQVFVKYLGRGDAERTAEEEMVYLISLKRQKLDGEVELF